One genomic region from Chelmon rostratus isolate fCheRos1 chromosome 11, fCheRos1.pri, whole genome shotgun sequence encodes:
- the aftphb gene encoding aftiphilin: MEPDIMPLHSSSPPPLDDNGDGEAGSEEDEFGDFGGFSLGGSCSPSGFADSTDSPSSLRQPQPATRQPNCSFNLPVKQSQPTSAVNSGGDRGQIDIEGQDYNAELCVHLSNGFSERDHNSGAHIASAVGVYSPREETGFADFTVFTEQPTHPWCCGFTPLGSTERWDGRAVGTNSSNTLGEQICDPGQEVIMEPRPHCAHEAKDKVCITVKHCEKRDAARELPFQDQHQPQEAAAALDFPSEEPHSGKKESRKPGDSQRERRHSFNSIETTEVQEDGESGEDREDQEKSKGAALQTFSVCESASEASFCDDWSFECPSADLEPNVSSLASGDQTDWDETDDEEQELANSTNSDSFANNSMADLRQSKAEKGFQNCDQSATQETSTTSNQSQSGTYTEDGFADFKDCSFEHHRDQEHVRTADAGVQSLGNLPPSDSFADFCSAPTQEDGERSWAEFKDQRAQEEGRTWTQFREQVSSQQTDGGTEEVEDEDRAGQYGGSRRNSCQASLSCRVLQLLVASFPEVEVPAAGGEEEEEEEVLSLGALLHAQHVPEREEEEVPGLCPRSQWSRGGLWWPHQDLHSAVGLQFQWGGSHTNRTLLRCLSVDTKNIVFVGMKKQPLAVPAFASSLGMLEPTKDCAAAVGSPAHTAVTAPRDTLDPSADSVQEALPSSQLDWSSRGLSSSQDGCSALNLDYFGPEEESRSFSSSSSRSNSPPPGVDRELYELAIGKVETSANTSNMEDTLDRLMSTAEKTSTSVRKPQQDEELSAEAGRVISGLPNLSFMQAKVLMFPSILVPKECCSPQLQ; the protein is encoded by the exons ATGGAGCCAGACATCATGCCCTTGcactcctcctcccctcctccactgGATGACAATGGTGATGGGGAGGCGGGATCAGAGGAAGATGAGTTTGGGGACTTTGGGGGATTCTCTCTCGGGGGGTCCTGCTCGCCCTCTGGGTTTGCCGATTCGACTGATTCACCATCCAGCCTCAGACAGCCTCAGCCAGCCACCCGCCaaccaaactgcagctttaatctcCCAGTCAAACAATCCCAACCCACATCTGCTGTGAACTCGGGGGGCGACAGGGGCCAAATAGACATAGAAGGGCAGGATTATAATGCTGAATTATGTGTGCACCTTTCAAATGGCTTTTCTGAAAGAGACCACAACTCTGGGGCCCACATAGCCTCTGCAGTGGGCGTATACTCTCCCAGGGAAGAAACAGGGTTTGctgatttcactgtgtttacagagcAGCCAACACATCCCTGGTGCTGTGGCTTCACTCCCTTGGGCAGCACAGAGCGATGGGATGGCAGAGCAGTCGGAACAAACTCTTCCAACACACTGGGTGAACAAATCTGTGATCCAGGACAGGAGGTTATTATGGAGCCCAGACCTCATTGTGCACATGAGGCAAAAGATAAAGTTTGCATTACGGTCAAACACTGTGAGAAAAGAGATGCAGCACGCGAGCTACCATTTCAGGACCAGCATCAGCctcaggaagctgcagcagctttggaCTTTCCGTCTGAAGAGCCTCATTCTGGGAAGAAAGAGTCCAGGAAGCCCGGGGACAGTCAGAGGGAAAGGAGGCATAGTTTTAATTCTATAGAAACTACAGAGGTACAGGAGGATGGAGAGTcaggagaagacagagaagatCAAGAAAAGAGTAAAGGCGCTGCCCTCcaaacattcagtgtgtgtgagtctgctTCAGAGGCATCCTTCTGTGACGACTGGTCATTTGAGTGTCCTTCTGCAGACTTGGAACCAAATGTTTCATCTCTTGCTTCAGGGGATCAGACTGACTGGGACGAGACCGATGATGAGGAACAAGAGCTGGCAAACTCCACTAATTCTGACTCTTTTGCCAACAACAGCATGGCAGATCTCAGACAGTCAAAGGCAGAGAAGGGTTTTCAGAATTGCGACCAATCTGCGACTCAGGAAACTTCGACTACCTCCAACCAGTCACAATCTGGAACATACACAGAAGACGGTTTTGCAGACTTCAAAGACTGCAGTTTTGAGCACCACAGGGACCAAGAACATGTCCGAACAGCTGATGCAGGGGTGCAGAGTCTGGGAAACCTCCCGCCGAGTGATAGCTTTGCGGATTTCTGCTCGGCGCCCACGCAGGAGGATGGAGAGCGGTCGTGGGCGGAATTCAAGGACCAGAGGGCTCAGGAAGAGGGAAGGACTTGGACACAGTTCAGAGAGCAAGTCAGCAGCCAGCAGACTGATGGGGGcactgaggaggtggaggacgaGGACAGGGCAGGACAGTATGGGGGTTCCAGGAGGAACAGCTGTCAG GCGTCGCTTTCCTGCCGTGTCCTGCAGCTTCTCGTGGCCAGTTTTCCGGAGGTGGAGGTCCCAGCTGcggggggtgaggaggaggaggaggaggaggtgctcAGCCTTGGTGCTTTGCTTCATGCCCAACACGtccctgagagagaggaggaggaggtaccAGGACTCTGTCCCAGATCTCAGTG GAGTCGGGGAGGGTTGTGGTGGCCACACCAGGACCTCCACAGTGCAGTTGGCCTCCAGTTTCAGTGGGGAGGTTCCCATACAAACAGGACTCTGCTCAGGTGCCTCAGTGTGGACACAAAGAACATT GTGTTCGTTGGCATGAAGAAGCAGCCGCTGGCTGTACCTGCTTTTGCATCCAGCCTG GGAATGCTAGAGCCCACCAAAGACTGTGCGGCCGCTGTCGGTtctccagcacacacagcgGTCACAGCACCCCGGGACACACTGGACCCCTCAGCAGACTCAGTGCAG GAGGCGCTCCCCTCCAGCCAGCTGGACTGGAGCAGCCGTGGCCTTAGCAGCTCTCAGGACG gctgctctgctctcaACCTGGATTATTTTGGTCctgaagaggagagcagatccttcagcagcagcagcagccgtaGCAACAGTCCACCTCCAG GAGTTGATCGCGAGCTGTATGAGTTGGCCATCGGCAAAGTGGAAACCAGCGCTAACACCAGCAACATGGAGGACACTCTGGATCGCCTCATGtccactgcagagaaaaccagcACTTCAGTCAG gaAACCCCAGCAGGATGAAGAGCTGAGTGCAGAGGCTGGCAGGGTGATCTCTGGACTGCCCAATCTGTCCTTCATGCAGGCCAAGGTCCTAATGTTCCCAAGCATCCTCGTACCAAAAGAGTGCTGTTCCCCACAACTGCAGTGA
- the LOC121614298 gene encoding uncharacterized protein LOC121614298: MSCCVVGCQNRFTKNADLHFYRIPSTKTPFAAERRRLWLQAIKRTDWTEEIIRNSRLCSAHFISGEASMDPESPDFVPSLFTCSKQSRYMRIERRVDRKRMGADANSRSSLAHASSPVTEAQRSSTVEPATNCPEGLCLNTQPVCEEVLPSLQQCEIKVEEIPVLVAHPQIKEEQVDQSISPDMEANTFYDAEVKSEPTTNYEPVSTSAAVTVSVNENIKEEWNEDDASSSPLQSDGVDVFVELEQPPREEKLCRFCDKRFKRDSHLIRHVDKSHKGQKAFKCLECNKEFEQRYQLVLHIRIHTGEKPFSCDFCGKTFSQNSSRIVHMRVHTGEKPYFCAKCGKSFATGKHFKFCKVQNECKVKGNVDENHKAKKAFKCFECNKEFNQKQQLVLHSRVHTGEKPFSCDFCGKTFTQNSSRIVHMRQHTGEKPYFCKKCRKRFASSHHLKHCRGKQNKSTKKSFRCTTCGKTFHTESDLKVHTEVHESWKRHISKKLEEQTLEEEQLEAVAAGGRESSMAAGAPVLSGILRLMFGTTFSVGAYEAVGCTMPHSCAVKTCRSKTKPGAALSFHRIPVKEPERLKIWLRALDIDVNTPVDELKKYIVCSEHFVPGDYTVSGQRKTDTMHRFLTPTAVPTVGLTSCTLLPGVTEDSENDRIKDVSLDSSSSEDTQTVHEEVHPSLQQCDIKVEQIPLLVEEKIQEYPQTKEEQVDQSISPDMEADTSYDAEVKSEPTTNYEPVSTSAAVTVSVNENIKEEWNEDDASSSPLQSDGVDVFVELEQPPREEKLCRFCDKRFKRDSHLIRHVDKSHKGQKAFKCLECNKEFEQRYQLVLHIRIHTGEKPFSCDFCGKTFVQNSSRLAHMRVHTGEKPYFCAKCGKSFATSNHFKFCKVQNECRITPDENHKEEKAFKCFECNKEFNQRHQLVLHARVHTGEKPFSCDFCGRTFTQNSNRIVHLRQHTGEKPYFCKKCHKRFASSHHLKLCTGTKNKSTKKSFRCTTCGRTFHTESDLKVHTEVHESWKRHISKKLEEQTLEEEQLEAV, from the exons ATGTCTTGTTGTGTCGTTGGATGTCAGAACAGGTTCACAAAAAATGCCGACCTTCATTTTTACAGAATACCGTCGACGAAGACGCCATTCGCCGCTGAACGCAGGCGATTATGGCTGCAAGCCATCAAACGGACCGACTGGACCGAAGAAATCATCCGGAATTCTCGTCTCTGCAGTGCTCATTTCATATCAG GGGAGGCATCCATGGATCCAGAAAGTCCAGACTTCGTTCCCTCATTGTTCACTTGTTCAAAGCAGAGTCGGTATATGCGAATTGAAAGAAGAGTGGACAG GAAGAGAATGGGCGCTGACGCTAACAGCAGGTCCTCTCTAGCTCACGCATCAAGCCCTGTCACTGAAGCTCAGAGGTCTTCCACTGTGGAGCCAGCAACAAACTGTCCAGAGGGGCTTTGTCTGA ACACCCAGCCGGTCTGTGAGGAAGTGCTCCCTTCACTGCAGCAATGTGAAATTAAGGTGGAGGAGATTCCCGTTCTGGTAGCGCACCCACAGATCAAAGAGGAGCAGGTGGATCAGAGTATCAGTCCAGACATGGAGGCTAATACCTTCTACGATGCTGAAGTCAAATCAGAACCAACCACAAACTATGAGCCGGTCTCAACTTCTGCAGCTGTAACTGTGAGcgtgaatgaaaacataaaggAGGAATGGAATGAAGATGATGCCTCGTCGTCGCCTCTTCAGAGTGATGGCGTTGATGTCTTTGTGGAACTAGAACAGCCTCCGAGGGAAGAAAAGTTGTGTCGCTTTTGTGATAAAAGATTTAAGAGGGACTCTCATCTGATAAGGCATGTAGACAAGAGTCACAAAGGGCAGAAAGCCTTTAAATGCCTGGAGTGCAACAAGGAGTTTGAACAAAGGTACCAGCTAGTTCTGCACATAAGAATTCACACAGGTGAAAAGCCcttcagctgtgatttctgTGGCAAAACATTCAGTCAGAACTCAAGTCGTATTGTTCACATGAGGGTGCATACTGGGGAAAAGCCATATTTTTGTGCTAAATGTGGGAAAAGTTTTGCCACAGGCAAACATTTCAAGTTTTGCAAAGTGCAGAATGAGTGCAAAGTAAAGGGGAACGTAGATGAGAATCACAAAGCGAAGAAAGCCTTTAAATGCTTTGAATGCAACAAGGAGTTTAATcagaagcagcagcttgttCTGCATTCAAGAGTTCACACTGGTGAGAAACCcttcagctgtgatttctgTGGCAAAACATTCACTCAGAACTCCAGTCGTATTGTTCACATGAGACAGCATACTGGAGAGAAACCATATTTTTGTAAGAAATGTCGCAAGAGGTTTGCCAGTAGCCATCATCTTAAACACTGcagagggaaacaaaacaaaagcacaaagaaGTCCTTTCGCTGCACAACATGCGGCAAAACCTTTCACACAGAGTCAGACCTGAAGGTGCACACGGAGGTTCACGAGTCATGGAAACGACACATCAGCAAGAAGCTGGAAGAACAGACCTTAGAAGAGGAACAACTTGAAGCTGT TGCAGCAGGGGGGAGAGAGTCATCTATGGCAGCAGGGGCACCGGTTCTCTCAGGAATATTGCGCCTGATGTTTGGGACTACTTTCTCTGTGGGCGCAT ATGAGGCCGTTGGCTGTACTATGCCTCACTCTTGCGCTGTCAAGACATGCAGAAGCAAAACGAAGCCTGGCGCTGCTTTGTCGTTTCACCGCATTCCAGTAAAGGAACCGGAGCGGCTCAAAATATGGCTCCGCGCATTGGACATCGATGTAAACACGCCCGTGGACGAGCTGAAGAAATATATTGTCTGCTCAGAGCATTTTGTCCCGGGTGACTACACAGTTAGCGGACAACGGAAGACCGACACGATGCACCGTTTTCTGACGCCAACGGCTGTCCCGACCGTTGGCCTGACCTCGTGCACGTTACTCCCAGGTGTAACGGAG GATTCAGAAAATGACAGGATCAAGGATGTTTCATTggattcttcttcctctgaag ACACCCAGACGGTCCATGAAGAAGTGCACCCTTCATTGCAGCAATGTGACATTAAGGTGGAGCAGATTCCCCTTCTGGTGGAAGAGAAGATCCAAGAGTACCCACAGACCAAAGAGGAGCAGGTGGATCAGAGTATCAGTCCAGACATGGAGGCTGATACTTCCTATGATGCTGAAGTCAAATCAGAACCAACCACAAACTATGAGCCGGTCTCAACTTCTGCAGCTGTAACTGTGAGcgtgaatgaaaacataaaggAGGAATGGAATGAAGATGATGCCTCGTCGTCGCCTCTTCAGAGTGATGGCGTTGATGTCTTTGTGGAACTAGAACAGCCTCCGAGGGAAGAAAAGTTGTGTCGCTTTTGTGATAAAAGATTTAAGAGGGACTCTCATCTGATAAGGCATGTAGACAAGAGTCACAAAGGGCAGAAAGCCTTTAAATGCCTGGAGTGCAACAAGGAGTTTGAACAAAGGTACCAGCTAGTTCTGCACATAAGAATTCACACAGGTGAAAAGCCcttcagctgtgatttctgTGGCAAAACATTTGTTCAGAACTCAAGTCGGCTTGCTCACATGAGGGTGCATACTGGGGAAAAACCATATTTTTGTGCTAAATGTGGGAAAAGTTTTGCCACAAGCAATCATTTCAAATTTTGCAAAGTGCAGAATGAGTGCAGAATTACACCAGATGAGAATCACAAAGAGGAGAAAGCCTTTAAATGCTTTGAATGCAACAAGGAGTTTAATCAAAGGCACCAGCTTGTTTTGCATGCGAGAGTTCACACTGGTGAGAAACCcttcagctgtgatttctgCGGCAGAACATTCACTCAGAACTCCAATCGTATTGTTCACTTGAGACAGCATACTGGAGAGAAACCATATTTCTGTAAGAAATGTCACAAGAGGTTTGCCAGTAGCCATCATCTTAAATTGTGTACagggacaaaaaacaaaagcacaaagaaGTCCTTTCGCTGCACAACATGTGGCAGAACCTTTCACACAGAGTCAGACCTGAAGGTGCACACGGAGGTTCACGAGTCATGGAAACGACACATCAGCAAGAAGCTGGAAGAACAGACCTTAGAAGAGGAACAACTTGAAGCTGTGTGA
- the LOC121614203 gene encoding galectin-related protein-like codes for MAVQAAEKDGINVEDDHLNDSLGNPGLISPDKEDLSRLLTVPFSGRIRGGMRPGKKIIVMGIVDLEPDSFDVSLTCGRDSEKEEPPYDVALKLTARFTDRQFLRSARISGKWIGEEASTAYFPFIPDQPFRIEIHCEHQRFRIFVDGHQLFDFYHKVKSLPSIDTVRIQGDLQITKLG; via the exons AATGTGGAGGATGACCACCTGAACGACTCGCTGGGGAACCCCGGCCTCATCTCACCTGACAAGGAGGATTTATCTCGTCTCCTG ACGGTGCCGTTCAGCGGGCGCATCCGGGGCGGCATGCGGCCGGGGAAGAAGATCATAGTGATGGGCATTGTCGACCTGGAGCCAGACAG CTTTGACGTGAGTCTGACCTGCGGCCGTGACTCCGAGAAGGAGGAGCCACCGTATGACGTGGCCCTGAAACTGACCGCCCGCTTCACCGACCGCCAGTTCCTGCGCAGCGCCCGCATCTCCGGGAAATGGATCGGGGAGGAGGCGTCCACCGCCTACTTTCCCTTCATCCCTGATCAGCCTTTTAGG ATTGAGATCCACTGCGAGCACCAGAGGTTCCGGATATTCGTGGATGGACACCAGCTCTTTGACTTTTATCACAAAGTGAAATCTTTGCCCTCTATCGACACAGTACGGATACAAGGAGATCTACAGATCACCAAGCTCGGTTAA